One genomic window of Aliiroseovarius sp. M344 includes the following:
- the fliL gene encoding flagellar basal body-associated protein FliL, with amino-acid sequence MANSKLNIEADEQPSQKKSKKGLLIGLLLALALGGGGFFATYSGLVGGAPKQDAEAKQDAPVADLPAVAFVELEPLVISLSSSARSRHLRFRGSLEVVPGHEVEVSNLLPRVIDVLNSYLRAVEVTMLEDPTALIKLRAQMLRRIQLVTGEGRVRDLLILEFVLN; translated from the coding sequence ATGGCAAATAGCAAATTGAACATCGAAGCCGACGAACAGCCGTCACAAAAGAAGTCCAAAAAGGGCCTTCTGATCGGTCTTCTGCTGGCACTTGCATTGGGTGGCGGCGGTTTCTTTGCAACCTATTCCGGATTGGTCGGCGGAGCCCCCAAGCAGGATGCTGAGGCTAAACAGGACGCGCCCGTCGCGGACCTGCCTGCGGTGGCCTTTGTCGAGTTGGAGCCCTTGGTCATTTCGCTCAGCAGTTCCGCAAGAAGTCGTCACCTGCGGTTTCGCGGCTCACTTGAGGTCGTGCCGGGTCACGAGGTCGAGGTATCCAACCTGCTGCCGCGGGTCATTGATGTGCTCAATTCCTATCTCAGAGCCGTCGAGGTCACGATGCTGGAGGACCCCACTGCGCTGATCAAGTTACGTGCGCAGATGCTGCGGCGCATCCAGTTGGTCACAGGTGAAGGTCGCGTGCGGGACCTGCTCATTCTTGAATTCGTCCTCAACTGA
- a CDS encoding MotE family protein yields the protein MNRVKTKQKSARRRATGRRTLLTIALLLSASGLVRLGGIGFAVAEDFNELLRGTSVGNGERPACTTEADIETVLSALQKRETTLVENETALEARLKTLAVADRELTEKMQALVAAEDQLAATMAVATTAASDDLARLTALYESMKPKQAIPLFETMDPEFAAGFLSRMKPAVGAQIMAGLDPQTAYAISVVFVGRNSEVPTN from the coding sequence ATGAATCGCGTGAAAACAAAGCAAAAATCTGCCCGCCGCCGAGCCACCGGCCGCCGCACATTGCTTACAATCGCACTGCTGCTGAGCGCGTCGGGTCTAGTTCGTCTGGGCGGGATTGGATTTGCTGTTGCGGAGGATTTTAACGAACTTCTGCGCGGCACATCGGTTGGTAATGGCGAACGCCCGGCCTGCACAACCGAAGCTGACATAGAGACGGTCCTCTCTGCTCTTCAAAAACGTGAAACGACTTTGGTTGAGAATGAGACCGCACTTGAGGCGCGCCTGAAAACACTCGCGGTTGCCGATCGGGAGCTGACAGAAAAAATGCAGGCGCTGGTGGCGGCAGAAGATCAATTGGCCGCCACGATGGCCGTCGCGACAACTGCCGCGTCCGACGATCTTGCACGTTTGACCGCGCTTTATGAAAGCATGAAGCCGAAACAGGCCATTCCACTTTTCGAAACCATGGACCCAGAATTTGCCGCCGGTTTTCTGTCGCGCATGAAGCCAGCCGTTGGCGCCCAGATCATGGCCGGGCTCGATCCGCAAACAGCCTATGCCATCAGTGTAGTTTTTGTCGGTCGCAACTCAGAAGTGCCGACAAACTAA
- the motA gene encoding flagellar motor stator protein MotA: MIGFVGIALIFVMVFGGYLAAGGKMGIILKSLPFEFTMIGGAAAGAFIISNDMAAIKHTLKDLGKVFKGPKWQPEDYRDLLCLLFELIRQARQNAVALEEHIENPEESAIFSRYPKILADHEAVALICDTLRSASMNYDDPHQVEEVLEKRMDANLHHALHSSHALQTVADGLPALGIVAAVLGVIKTMGSIDQPPEILGKMIGGALVGTFLGVFLAYGLVGPFSAKVKTVVEEDAHFYQLIREVLVANLYNHSVNICIEVGRQNTPGHQRPSFSDLEDALKEVKQVA, encoded by the coding sequence ATGATTGGATTTGTTGGCATCGCACTAATTTTTGTGATGGTCTTTGGTGGCTATCTGGCCGCCGGCGGCAAGATGGGAATTATCCTTAAATCCCTACCATTCGAATTTACGATGATTGGCGGCGCGGCGGCCGGGGCGTTCATTATTTCAAATGATATGGCAGCCATCAAACACACCCTGAAGGACCTTGGTAAAGTCTTCAAAGGTCCGAAATGGCAGCCGGAAGATTACCGCGATCTCCTTTGCCTCCTGTTTGAATTGATCAGACAGGCGCGCCAAAACGCAGTCGCGCTGGAGGAGCATATCGAAAACCCGGAAGAAAGCGCGATTTTCAGCCGCTACCCCAAGATACTTGCAGACCATGAAGCGGTCGCACTCATCTGTGACACCTTGCGATCTGCGTCGATGAACTACGACGATCCCCATCAAGTGGAGGAGGTCCTCGAAAAACGGATGGACGCTAATTTGCATCACGCGCTGCACTCCAGTCACGCGCTGCAAACGGTCGCGGACGGCCTGCCCGCCTTGGGTATTGTCGCCGCCGTTCTGGGCGTGATCAAAACCATGGGTTCGATTGACCAGCCGCCGGAAATTCTCGGCAAAATGATTGGCGGGGCGCTGGTCGGAACGTTCTTGGGGGTGTTCCTGGCCTACGGACTCGTTGGACCTTTTTCGGCGAAAGTAAAAACAGTGGTGGAAGAAGACGCGCATTTCTATCAGCTGATCCGTGAAGTCCTGGTCGCCAATCTTTACAATCATTCGGTCAATATCTGCATCGAAGTTGGCCGTCAAAACACGCCGGGACATCAACGCCCGAGTTTCTCAGATCTTGAGGACGCCTTGAAAGAGGTAAAACAGGTGGCCTGA
- a CDS encoding lytic transglycosylase domain-containing protein, with amino-acid sequence MANDNLSGGEPRQSALQMTMLCLTFCCLFLVNSAAASLALSGPSYTEVCERSAEVAAAQTGVPVSVLKAVSLTETGRKFAGEQRSWPWTVNMEGVSAWFDTLQDAKTYVYRHFKNGARSFDIGCFQINYKWHHQHFTSLEEMFEPEQNALYAARFLTDLFQEFGDWTAAAGAFHSLTPTLAAGYKKRFSENRARFLVLDDLAADPLRPDGIGRSPTRTRVSARVEPRENRFPLLTQSDGQTQLGSLVPQTAAAGLGSMLAAPPRSMW; translated from the coding sequence ATGGCCAACGACAATCTCTCCGGCGGCGAACCACGCCAGTCAGCGCTGCAAATGACGATGCTCTGTCTAACCTTTTGTTGCCTATTTCTGGTTAACAGCGCTGCGGCCTCACTGGCATTAAGCGGGCCAAGCTACACAGAAGTCTGTGAACGCTCGGCTGAGGTCGCCGCTGCACAGACTGGCGTACCCGTTTCTGTCTTGAAGGCCGTTTCATTGACCGAGACCGGACGAAAATTTGCGGGCGAGCAGCGGTCTTGGCCCTGGACAGTAAATATGGAGGGTGTCAGCGCTTGGTTTGACACGCTCCAGGATGCAAAAACCTATGTCTACCGACATTTCAAAAACGGTGCGCGCAGCTTCGACATTGGCTGTTTCCAGATCAATTACAAATGGCATCACCAGCATTTCACCTCGCTGGAAGAAATGTTCGAACCGGAGCAAAACGCGCTCTACGCCGCTCGTTTTCTAACGGATTTATTTCAGGAATTTGGGGATTGGACTGCCGCCGCCGGTGCATTCCATTCCCTCACGCCAACCCTTGCTGCAGGCTACAAAAAAAGATTCTCTGAAAACCGAGCGAGGTTTCTTGTACTGGACGATCTTGCGGCCGACCCCCTTCGTCCAGACGGCATTGGACGATCACCGACAAGAACGCGGGTGTCCGCGAGGGTTGAACCGCGAGAGAACAGGTTTCCCCTCCTCACGCAAAGCGACGGCCAAACTCAGCTTGGTTCGCTGGTTCCACAAACAGCCGCCGCTGGCCTTGGCTCAATGTTGGCCGCCCCGCCCAGGAGTATGTGGTAA
- the flhA gene encoding flagellar biosynthesis protein FlhA, with amino-acid sequence MPALKDIFHPTILLALALMAIIVMMILPMPAWVLDVGLAASFALAILMFTVTLFIERPLDFSAFPTVLLASLMLRLSLNVSSTKLIIGQGHTGTSAAGSVIEGFASFVMGGSILLGLVVFCVLLIVNFIVITKGAARMAEVGARFALDGMPGKQLAIDSDMSAGAIDHTEAKARREKEQAETTFFGSLDGASKFVKGDAIAGLLITFLNLVMGLVIGVVVHDMEIAHAFQTYAILTVGDGLVTQIPAVVISIASALLLARGGTSGSTDLALFSQLGKYPSALATVAVLMALFGLVPGLPFVPFILGAIALGAASWKGRQVQMLKAQEADAELVEIDKLPQKESLGDILDLDDIHVEFAPDLVAMVLDPATGLDARIASIRNHIAGSFGLILPEIRLTDNSTLPQGTYAIKIQGVEQARNILRTDCALVILSGGDDNLPDGEDIKEPVYGAPARWISDDAQEEAALSGCAVIAPTEVLATHLLEVMKRNFPRLLGFKALRRLLDEFVNLSDAPRAEANRRMLDELVPERVPLDLLHAVLRLLLEERVSIRNLPLIIESIAEARPMFTLPDAICEYVRQRLGFQLIAELKREDGTVPLVQLAPEWEATFQTHQLDGDRGGDVALPPEEFNRLANSVADKIARAGESGIYPAVVTSSRRRRFLKTVLSAKGIANPVLSFEEIGTEAKPSLVGMIPA; translated from the coding sequence ATGCCTGCACTCAAGGATATTTTTCACCCGACCATCCTGCTTGCGCTGGCACTGATGGCGATCATCGTCATGATGATCCTGCCAATGCCCGCTTGGGTATTGGATGTAGGTCTTGCCGCGTCATTCGCGTTGGCAATCCTGATGTTCACAGTGACGCTGTTCATCGAACGGCCATTGGATTTCTCAGCCTTTCCGACGGTATTGCTTGCCTCTTTGATGCTGCGTCTGTCTTTAAACGTATCGTCAACCAAACTGATCATCGGACAGGGTCATACCGGCACGTCTGCCGCAGGCAGTGTCATCGAAGGCTTCGCCAGTTTTGTGATGGGTGGCAGTATTTTACTAGGCCTTGTCGTGTTTTGCGTGCTCTTGATTGTGAATTTCATCGTGATCACCAAAGGCGCGGCTAGGATGGCCGAAGTCGGCGCCCGGTTCGCGTTGGACGGTATGCCCGGCAAGCAACTAGCCATCGACAGTGACATGTCAGCGGGCGCGATCGATCACACAGAGGCCAAAGCGCGCCGCGAGAAAGAGCAAGCTGAAACCACATTTTTCGGCTCGCTTGATGGTGCGTCGAAATTCGTTAAAGGCGACGCTATCGCGGGTCTTTTGATCACCTTTCTGAACCTTGTGATGGGGTTGGTCATCGGTGTGGTCGTGCATGACATGGAGATCGCCCACGCTTTCCAAACTTACGCGATTTTAACTGTCGGTGACGGGTTGGTCACGCAGATACCCGCGGTGGTGATATCCATCGCGTCAGCGCTTTTACTGGCGCGGGGTGGCACGTCGGGGTCGACGGATCTGGCGCTTTTCTCACAGCTTGGCAAATACCCTTCGGCATTGGCGACGGTGGCTGTCCTGATGGCCCTTTTTGGTTTGGTTCCAGGGTTGCCGTTTGTCCCGTTCATTTTAGGCGCGATTGCACTGGGGGCTGCGTCTTGGAAAGGGCGTCAGGTGCAGATGTTGAAAGCGCAAGAAGCCGACGCCGAACTGGTCGAAATCGACAAGTTGCCGCAGAAAGAAAGCCTCGGCGACATCCTAGATCTTGACGACATACACGTCGAGTTTGCACCTGACCTGGTGGCAATGGTCTTGGATCCAGCCACAGGGCTGGACGCGCGTATTGCGAGCATTCGAAACCATATTGCGGGGTCGTTTGGGTTGATCCTTCCCGAAATCCGACTAACCGACAACAGCACGCTCCCGCAGGGCACCTACGCCATTAAAATTCAGGGCGTCGAGCAGGCACGCAATATCTTGCGAACGGACTGCGCGTTGGTCATCTTGTCAGGCGGTGACGATAACCTGCCGGATGGCGAAGACATCAAAGAACCTGTTTACGGCGCTCCTGCCCGCTGGATCAGTGACGACGCGCAAGAGGAGGCCGCCCTGTCGGGGTGCGCGGTCATCGCGCCCACAGAAGTCCTTGCGACCCACCTTCTTGAGGTGATGAAGCGCAACTTCCCACGTCTTCTTGGTTTCAAGGCGCTGCGCCGCCTTCTGGATGAATTCGTCAATCTTTCAGACGCTCCACGCGCCGAAGCCAACCGCCGAATGCTGGATGAACTTGTCCCGGAACGAGTGCCGCTGGACCTGTTGCATGCCGTCCTTCGATTGCTGCTGGAGGAACGTGTCTCGATCCGCAACTTACCCTTGATTATTGAAAGTATAGCCGAGGCCCGGCCAATGTTCACTTTGCCAGATGCGATCTGCGAATACGTTCGACAGCGACTTGGCTTTCAATTGATCGCAGAATTAAAACGAGAGGATGGCACTGTGCCGTTGGTCCAGCTTGCCCCGGAATGGGAAGCAACCTTTCAAACGCATCAGCTTGATGGCGATCGCGGCGGTGACGTCGCTTTGCCGCCCGAGGAATTTAACAGGCTGGCAAATTCCGTTGCCGACAAAATCGCCCGCGCTGGCGAAAGTGGTATATACCCCGCTGTCGTCACATCATCGCGGCGACGGCGTTTTCTGAAAACGGTTCTGTCCGCCAAGGGTATCGCAAACCCTGTGCTGTCATTTGAGGAAATCGGGACAGAGGCCAAACCCTCACTGGTCGGGATGATCCCGGCATGA
- a CDS encoding flagellar biosynthetic protein FliR translates to MIDALAQISDLTQNLLQFGMVVFLRVGAAMAVLPAFGERSVPARVRLFLAFAFTVIVAPVVAPEVSVATLLPNLGLLYISEPVIGLGFGIAIRLLIMALQVAGSIAAQSTSLAQLMGGANADPQPAIGHVLLVAGLALAVMLGLHVKLAEGLILTYRVFPVGQLPEAQAFSDWGIAQVAGAFSLAFALAAPFVIVSLLYNVALGVINRAMPQLMVAFVGAPAITAGGLILLLLTAPLLLPVWQAALEVTLANPFGGW, encoded by the coding sequence ATGATCGACGCGCTGGCACAAATATCCGACCTGACGCAAAACCTGTTGCAGTTCGGCATGGTTGTCTTTTTGCGGGTCGGCGCGGCAATGGCGGTTCTGCCAGCATTCGGCGAGAGATCCGTGCCGGCGCGTGTGCGATTGTTTCTGGCATTTGCGTTTACGGTGATCGTCGCCCCTGTTGTCGCCCCCGAAGTCTCGGTTGCCACGCTGCTGCCCAATCTTGGACTGCTCTATATCTCTGAACCGGTGATCGGGCTGGGGTTTGGTATTGCCATCCGTCTCTTGATCATGGCGCTACAGGTTGCAGGCAGCATTGCGGCCCAATCAACGTCGCTGGCCCAACTGATGGGTGGGGCGAACGCCGACCCGCAGCCCGCCATCGGGCATGTTCTGCTGGTGGCGGGGCTCGCATTGGCCGTGATGCTGGGTCTACACGTCAAGCTGGCAGAAGGTCTGATCCTGACCTATCGCGTTTTTCCTGTGGGTCAGTTGCCAGAGGCACAGGCCTTCTCGGATTGGGGCATCGCGCAGGTGGCCGGGGCTTTTTCGCTGGCCTTCGCGCTGGCGGCACCCTTCGTCATCGTTTCATTACTCTACAACGTGGCACTTGGGGTCATCAACCGGGCCATGCCCCAACTGATGGTCGCATTTGTCGGCGCACCCGCGATCACTGCGGGCGGCTTAATTCTGCTGCTTCTGACGGCCCCCTTATTGCTGCCGGTCTGGCAAGCGGCGCTTGAGGTAACTTTGGCCAATCCGTTCGGAGGTTGGTGA
- a CDS encoding flagellar biosynthesis protein FlhB, with amino-acid sequence MSDTEDYDSKQHEPTQKKLDDARRRGEVARSADLNTAISYLALLLVATSIGSASLKGLGALLAGSLARSDQISEAIFHGGAPFTASLLTGIGQHVAPWLFAPALAVLLLTIATRSFVVAPEKLQPKLNRLSLISNAKNKFGRSGLFEFAKSFVKLTIYALVLGVFIWMNLPEMLATMSLSAGMTTVVLLDLCVEFFALVLLVALIIGGIDYFWQHHEHLRKNRMSHKDLMDEMKQNEGDPHMKAQRRQKGYDIAMNQMLADVPEADVIVVNPTHYAVALKWSRMPGAAPICVAKGVDKIAGRIREVANENGVPIHSDPPTARALFATVEIGDEIPQDQYKAVAAAIRFAEKMRKRARGMFEANT; translated from the coding sequence ATGTCGGACACGGAAGACTACGACAGCAAACAACATGAGCCAACACAAAAGAAACTGGATGACGCCCGGCGGCGGGGCGAGGTCGCGCGCTCTGCTGACCTGAACACGGCAATCTCTTATCTGGCCCTCTTGCTCGTCGCGACGTCTATCGGGTCTGCAAGCCTGAAAGGTCTGGGCGCACTTCTTGCTGGATCCCTTGCGCGATCAGACCAGATTTCTGAGGCCATCTTTCATGGTGGCGCCCCCTTCACCGCGTCTCTTCTGACGGGCATTGGTCAACATGTAGCGCCTTGGCTATTTGCGCCCGCTTTGGCCGTTCTGCTTCTAACGATTGCCACGCGCAGTTTCGTCGTCGCGCCGGAAAAACTGCAACCGAAACTGAACCGGTTGTCCTTGATCTCAAACGCCAAGAACAAGTTTGGCCGGTCAGGTTTGTTTGAATTTGCGAAAAGCTTTGTGAAATTGACAATCTATGCGCTTGTGCTGGGTGTTTTCATCTGGATGAACCTTCCGGAAATGCTTGCAACCATGTCGTTGAGCGCAGGAATGACGACTGTTGTCTTGCTGGACCTGTGTGTCGAATTTTTCGCCCTTGTTCTGTTGGTTGCACTCATCATCGGCGGCATCGACTATTTCTGGCAACATCATGAACATCTGCGGAAAAACCGCATGTCCCACAAGGACCTGATGGACGAAATGAAGCAGAACGAAGGTGATCCGCATATGAAAGCCCAGCGTCGGCAAAAGGGCTATGACATCGCGATGAACCAGATGCTGGCCGACGTTCCAGAAGCCGACGTGATTGTCGTGAACCCCACACATTATGCGGTGGCTTTGAAATGGTCCCGCATGCCCGGTGCGGCGCCGATCTGTGTTGCGAAAGGCGTGGACAAAATCGCCGGGCGAATCCGCGAGGTGGCCAACGAAAACGGTGTTCCTATTCACAGCGACCCGCCGACAGCACGCGCCCTTTTCGCTACGGTCGAGATTGGTGACGAGATACCACAGGACCAGTACAAGGCTGTCGCTGCCGCGATCCGCTTCGCCGAGAAGATGCGCAAACGCGCGCGCGGCATGTTCGAGGCGAACACATGA
- a CDS encoding 50S ribosomal protein L25/general stress protein Ctc: MAKQIPDLDATVRTGTGKGAARQARREGLVPGIVYGGGEDPLPINIPFNDLLKKLKAGRFLSTLWNLKVDGHDDFRVICRNVQRDVVKDLPTHLDLMRLHRNTRISLFIHVEFANEEEAPGLKKGGVLTVVRPEVELNVLAGEIPEQIVVDLTGREVGDVIHISDVDLPKGAKVTVDRDFVIANISAPSSLRSADDEEEETEEVAPDEVEATEMKSEE; the protein is encoded by the coding sequence ATGGCAAAACAGATTCCTGATCTTGACGCCACGGTACGGACGGGGACAGGCAAGGGGGCCGCTCGTCAAGCTCGCCGCGAAGGCTTGGTACCGGGTATCGTGTATGGTGGTGGTGAAGACCCGCTGCCGATCAACATCCCCTTCAACGACCTGCTGAAAAAGCTGAAAGCTGGCCGTTTCCTTTCGACACTTTGGAACCTGAAAGTAGACGGCCACGATGACTTCCGCGTCATCTGCCGCAACGTTCAGCGTGACGTCGTGAAGGACCTTCCGACCCATCTTGACCTGATGCGCCTGCACCGCAACACGCGGATCAGCCTGTTCATTCACGTTGAGTTCGCCAACGAAGAAGAAGCACCCGGCCTGAAAAAAGGTGGCGTGCTGACCGTTGTTCGCCCAGAAGTCGAACTGAACGTTCTTGCCGGTGAGATCCCTGAGCAGATCGTTGTCGACCTGACTGGCCGCGAAGTCGGCGATGTCATTCACATCTCGGATGTGGATCTGCCGAAAGGTGCAAAAGTCACCGTTGACCGTGATTTCGTAATCGCCAACATCTCGGCTCCAAGCTCGCTGCGTTCTGCGGATGACGAAGAAGAAGAGACAGAAGAGGTCGCACCAGACGAAGTCGAAGCGACTGAAATGAAGTCTGAAGAATAA
- the pth gene encoding aminoacyl-tRNA hydrolase, which produces MKLFVGLGNPGPKYAGNRHNIGFMALDRIAKDHGFAPWRGKFQGAVTEGRLGREKVILLKPETFMNLSGQSVGEAMRFYKLTPDDITVFHDELDLAPGKCRVKQAGGHAGHNGLRSLHAHIGPDYARVRLGIGHPGNKNAVSSYVLRDFAKADQDWLEDVLRGCSDGAVDLAEGDSGKFMNAIGRRVNPPRSSATQPKPEPTPSATPAPEKPATPEDTRSPLQKLMDKFT; this is translated from the coding sequence ATGAAGTTGTTCGTAGGCTTGGGCAATCCCGGCCCGAAATATGCGGGGAACCGCCACAATATCGGGTTTATGGCGCTTGACCGAATCGCAAAAGATCATGGCTTTGCTCCGTGGCGGGGCAAGTTTCAGGGTGCCGTGACCGAAGGGCGGTTGGGCCGCGAGAAGGTTATACTTCTTAAACCCGAGACATTCATGAACCTGTCTGGCCAGTCGGTGGGTGAAGCGATGCGGTTTTACAAACTGACCCCTGACGACATCACTGTATTCCACGATGAACTGGACCTTGCGCCGGGCAAATGCCGCGTCAAACAGGCCGGGGGGCACGCGGGACATAACGGTTTGCGCTCGCTTCATGCCCATATTGGGCCAGACTATGCCCGCGTGCGTTTGGGCATCGGCCATCCGGGCAACAAAAATGCGGTTTCATCCTACGTGTTACGCGACTTTGCCAAGGCCGACCAAGATTGGCTTGAGGATGTTTTGCGTGGCTGTTCGGATGGGGCTGTCGACTTGGCTGAAGGCGACAGTGGAAAATTCATGAACGCCATCGGACGGCGCGTGAACCCGCCCCGCTCCTCCGCCACGCAACCCAAACCAGAGCCGACCCCCTCCGCGACGCCAGCACCTGAGAAACCGGCGACACCCGAAGATACGCGTAGCCCGCTGCAGAAACTGATGGACAAGTTTACTTGA
- a CDS encoding DUF2332 domain-containing protein has protein sequence MTLRAALSHQAESNRQLGSPFTARVLDLLADGLQPGTPLSDRMFDWPGDIGPRGHSLPLRFLAGLHALVLTGKCPELASVYPPNPAPDDDALWSAIKVALHDHAGSLDRWLDNPPQTNEVRRAAVLVAAGHWLAARYELPIQMYELGASAGLNLMWDRFALALPDGQIGAPDPVITLTPDWRGDLPTGERPSITARRGVDLMPMNANDPEDALRLISYLWADQPERLARTRAVIDILDAQVDAGDAAAWLESQLQSTVPDHLTLVYHTIAWQYFPPETQSRCAAAIRDASRKGPVAHLSMEADERLSEGAALSLTLWPEGEKLTLGRVDFHGRWVHWTAP, from the coding sequence TTGACCCTGCGCGCTGCACTCAGCCATCAGGCGGAAAGCAACCGTCAGTTGGGCTCTCCGTTCACGGCCCGTGTTCTGGACCTGCTGGCTGACGGGTTGCAGCCCGGCACGCCGCTTTCCGATCGCATGTTTGATTGGCCGGGGGATATTGGACCGCGCGGACATTCGCTGCCCTTGCGGTTCTTGGCAGGCCTGCATGCACTGGTTTTGACCGGCAAATGCCCGGAACTCGCCTCGGTCTATCCACCAAACCCCGCGCCCGACGACGACGCCCTGTGGTCTGCGATCAAAGTCGCACTGCACGACCACGCGGGCAGCCTTGACCGGTGGCTCGACAATCCCCCGCAAACAAACGAAGTGCGGCGCGCCGCTGTTCTGGTCGCCGCAGGCCACTGGTTGGCTGCGCGATATGAATTGCCGATACAAATGTATGAACTGGGGGCAAGCGCCGGGTTGAACCTGATGTGGGACCGCTTCGCGCTGGCATTGCCTGATGGACAGATCGGTGCGCCTGATCCGGTGATCACCCTGACACCTGACTGGCGCGGCGATCTGCCCACCGGCGAAAGGCCATCTATTACCGCAAGACGCGGCGTCGATCTGATGCCGATGAACGCAAATGATCCGGAAGATGCGTTGCGTCTGATTTCTTACCTTTGGGCCGATCAGCCGGAACGACTGGCACGCACACGGGCTGTCATCGACATTCTGGATGCGCAAGTCGATGCCGGCGATGCCGCTGCTTGGCTGGAAAGTCAGCTTCAATCGACGGTGCCTGATCATCTGACATTGGTCTATCACACCATCGCATGGCAATATTTCCCGCCGGAAACCCAGTCCCGTTGTGCAGCAGCCATTCGTGATGCCTCGCGAAAGGGACCGGTAGCGCATCTGTCGATGGAGGCGGACGAGCGGCTCAGCGAAGGCGCAGCCTTGTCGCTGACGCTCTGGCCCGAAGGTGAAAAGTTGACGCTTGGTCGTGTCGATTTTCATGGACGATGGGTGCATTGGACGGCACCTTAG
- a CDS encoding serine hydrolase: protein MRIILKRLAQILLVILLLAIVAAIWKREEVGRLLAVNSLFSEEKIVHNFSNMERAFLTKAMSRGTGEVSPLPVGAPITLPEGAQDWITDRAVTALVVLKDGEVRHESYHLGTSPEDRRISWSVAKSFLSALTGIVLEQGAIASLDDPVERYVPELKGSAYEGATLRNVLNMSSGVVFNEDYLDFNSDINRMGRVLALGQSMDDFAAGLSVTFAAPGETWKYVSIDTHIVGMVIRGATGQTIPDLLERYIVQPMGFEADPLYITDGHGAAFVLGGLNLRARDYARFGQMFLQGGTWNGTQIVPADWVAASTTPSAPTASGEQKYGYQWWMAPDAPEGEYFARGIYGQYIFIDSARGVVIATNGADRGFREDGINDTNIAMFRAIAASMD from the coding sequence ATGCGTATCATCCTGAAGCGACTGGCGCAGATTCTGCTGGTCATTCTTTTGTTGGCCATCGTCGCCGCGATTTGGAAACGCGAAGAGGTCGGCAGATTGCTGGCCGTGAACTCCTTGTTTTCAGAGGAAAAGATCGTTCACAACTTTTCGAACATGGAACGTGCGTTCCTGACGAAAGCCATGTCACGTGGCACAGGCGAGGTTAGCCCCCTGCCCGTTGGCGCGCCGATCACGCTGCCGGAAGGTGCGCAAGACTGGATCACCGACCGTGCCGTGACTGCGCTGGTCGTCCTGAAAGACGGCGAGGTCCGTCATGAAAGCTATCACCTTGGCACGTCGCCCGAGGATCGCCGGATCAGTTGGTCGGTCGCCAAAAGTTTTCTGTCTGCGCTGACGGGTATCGTCTTGGAACAAGGTGCAATTGCATCGCTGGACGATCCGGTGGAGCGATATGTGCCCGAACTTAAAGGCAGCGCTTATGAAGGGGCGACCCTCCGCAATGTGCTGAACATGTCATCCGGTGTCGTCTTCAACGAGGATTATCTGGACTTCAATTCAGATATCAACCGCATGGGCCGTGTGTTGGCCTTGGGCCAGTCGATGGATGATTTTGCCGCCGGTCTAAGCGTAACTTTTGCCGCCCCGGGCGAGACTTGGAAATATGTCTCGATCGACACGCATATCGTCGGGATGGTGATCCGGGGCGCAACCGGGCAAACCATTCCGGACTTGCTGGAACGCTACATCGTGCAACCGATGGGGTTCGAGGCCGACCCCCTCTATATCACCGACGGCCACGGCGCGGCGTTTGTCTTGGGGGGCCTGAACCTGCGCGCCCGTGACTATGCCCGTTTTGGACAGATGTTCCTGCAGGGTGGCACTTGGAATGGCACCCAGATCGTGCCCGCAGATTGGGTGGCCGCATCCACCACACCGTCAGCCCCAACGGCCAGCGGCGAGCAGAAATATGGCTATCAATGGTGGATGGCGCCCGACGCGCCCGAAGGTGAATATTTCGCTCGCGGCATCTATGGCCAATATATCTTTATCGACAGTGCACGTGGTGTCGTAATTGCCACCAACGGGGCAGATCGCGGGTTCCGCGAAGACGGTATCAATGACACCAACATCGCCATGTTCCGCGCGATCGCCGCGTCAATGGATTAA